In one Gossypium hirsutum isolate 1008001.06 chromosome D09, Gossypium_hirsutum_v2.1, whole genome shotgun sequence genomic region, the following are encoded:
- the LOC107891754 gene encoding probable LRR receptor-like serine/threonine-protein kinase At1g56140, which produces MISRRNRPSSSAYFLFHLFFFVVSFCCSKSNAQNATTDPAEARALNWIFQQWGTQAVDSWNISGELCSGSALSQSDSVFEDPTNNPAIRCDCSFNTNTLCHITRLRVYALDRTGVIPEELLGLPFLTFLKIDQNFFTGSLPAFIGNMSRLESLSIAHNDFTGPIPKELGNLRQLKLLSFGVNSFSGTLPPELGNLVNLEQLYINSCGLGGEVPSTFANFGNLQVLWASDNAFTGKIPDFVGNNWTQLTSLRFEGNSFEGPIPSSFANLNSLTSLRIGDIYNGSSSSLDFTRNLNNLTDLVLRNVLLTGTLPSYITELQSLQKLDLSFNNLTGQIPSALFNMDSLTYLFLGNNSLSGPIPSRKSETLQTIDLSYNMLSGNLPSWINSDLNLNFVANNFELNSSSSRLLPGLECLQRSFACNRNSPRYANFSIKCGGPQMMSNGIVFEAENQTLGEAGFNVTSAQNWAVSNVGLFADRQNQLYVQNTLAQVTRTSTPELYQTSRLSPGSLRYYGLGLENGLYTVNLFFAETAFSDRSTRSWRSLGRRIFDVYIQGTRQLRDFEISKEAGGVERAVVKNFTANVTDNHLEIHLFWAGKGTCCTPEQGYYGPSISAINVVPNFVPTVSGIPPGTHKGKNQTGLIVGITVPIVFVALILVFVIIYIKRRKKDDDEEVFIGISPRPNTFSYAELKNATEDFSPSKKLGEGGFGLVYKGTLSDGRVVAVKQLSVASHQGKDQFVSEIATISAVQHRNLVQLYGCCIEGNRHLLVYEYLENKSLDQTLFGHSGLHLDWPTRFNICLSVARGLAYLHEESRQRIVHRDVKASNILLDAEMCPKISDFGLAKLYDDKKMHISTRVAGTIGYLAPEYAMRGHLTEKADVFGFGVVALEILCGRPNTDTTLEIDRIYLLEWAWNLYENDQSLNLVDPTLAEFNKTEAFRVLGVALLCTQASPSMRPLMSRVVAMLAGDIEVSTVTSKPSYLTDYDFKDITGTFMSEETQTSMASSSNENTMKSNNNAATVTDPSPSPVNVSGFSDILGEGR; this is translated from the exons ATGATTTCGAGGCGGAATCGACCGTCTTCTTCCGCATACTTTCTCTTCCACCTATTCTTCTTCGTTGTTTCCTTTTGTTGCAGCAAATCCAACGCCCAAAACGCCACCACTGATCCCGCCGAAG CGAGGGCATTGAACTGGATATTTCAACAATGGGGTACACAAGCAGTTGATTCATGGAATATCAGTGGAGAGCTATGTAGTGGGTCTGCACTGAGTCAAAGTGACTCGGTGTTTGAAGACCCTACAAATAACCCAGCTATCAGATGTGATTGCTCTTTCAACACCAACACTCTTTGCCACATTACTCGATT GAGAGTATATGCTTTAGATAGAACAGGAGTTATACCAGAGGAACTTTTGGGTTTGCCATTTCTTACCTTTTT GAAGATCGATCAAAACTTCTTCACTGGTTCATTGCCAGCATTTATCGGAAATATGTCAAGATTAGAGTCACT GTCAATTGCTCATAATGATTTCACTGGACCTATTCCAAAGGAGCTTGGAAATCTTAGGCAGCTAAAATTGCT GTCTTTTGGCGTGAATAGTTTCTCCGGAACACTGCCTCCAGAACTTGGTAACTTAGTCAACCTTGAACAACT TTACATTAACAGTTGTGGTTTGGGTGGTGAGGTTCCCTCCACATTTGCCAACTTTGGAAATCTGCAAGTTCT GTGGGCATCTGACAATGCTTTCACAGGCAAAATACCTGATTTTGTTGGCAATAACTGGACTCAGCTTACATCATT GAGATTTGAAGGGAACTCTTTTGAAGGACCCATACCTTCCAGTTTCGCAAACTTGAACTCATTGACATCTTT GCGAATTGGTGATATTTACAATGGGAGCTCTTCTTCTCTTGATTTCACAAGAAATTTAAACAACTTGACTGACTT AGTTCTAAGAAATGTGCTACTCACTGGTACTTTGCCATCTTATATCACAGAATTACAATCTTTGCAAAAGCT AGACTTGAGTTTCAACAATTTAACAGGCCAAATTCCAAGTGCTTTGTTCAATATGGATTCTCTTACATACTT GTTTCTTGGAAATAATAGCCTGTCAGGTCCAATTCCGAGCCGAAAGAGTGAAACTCTTCAGACTAT TGATTTATCATACAATATGTTATCTGGAAATTTGCCTTCATGGATAAACTCAGATTTGAACCT GAATTTCGTGGCCAACAACTTCGAATTGAACAGCTCAAGCTCAAG GCTTTTGCCTGGATTAGAATGCCTTCAAAGAAGCTTTGCCTGCAATCGGAACTCTCCTCGAT ATGCAAACTTCTCGATCAAGTGCGGCGGTCCGCAGATGATGTCAAATGGGATAGTTTTCGAGGCCGAGAACCAAACTCTCGGTGAGGCAGGGTTTAATGTGACGAGTGCTCAGAATTGGGCAGTTAGCAATGTTGGTTTGTTCGCGGACCGGCAAAATCAACTGTATGTGCAGAACACGTTAGCACAAGTAACACGTACAAGCACGCCGGAGCTATATCAGACTTCGAGGCTATCCCCTGGATCACTTAGATATTATGGCCTAGGCCTCGAGAATGGATTGTATACAGTAAACTTGTTCTTTGCTGAAACAGCTTTCTCAGACCGAAGCACACGGTCATGGAGGAGTCTGGGAAGGCGTATTTTTGATGTTTATATTCAG GGAACCCGGCAATTAAGGGATTTTGAAATATCGAAGGAAGCAGGCGGTGTTGAGAGAGCAGTAGTTAAGAATTTCACTGCTAATGTAACGGATAATCATCTTGAAATCCACCTGTTTTGGGCCGGTAAAGGGACGTGCTGTACACCGGAACAAGGCTATTATGGTCCTTCGATTTCAGCCATTAATGTTGTTCCAA ATTTTGTACCAACCGTCAGCGGGATACCACCAGGCACACATAAAGGGAAGAACCAGACAGGATTGATTGTCGGTATTACAGTTCCCATAGTTTTCGTGGCGTTGATACTCGTATTTGTGATTATTTACATTAAGAGAAGGAAAAAAGACGACGATGAAGAAG TGTTTATTGGTATCAGCCCTAGACCGAACACATTTAGTTACGCTGAGTTGAAAAACGCCACGGAAGACTTCAGTCCTTCAAAGAAATTAGGGGAAGGCGGGTTTGGACTTGTATACAAG GGTACACTTTCGGATGGGAGAGTTGTAGCAGTGAAGCAACTTTCGGTAGCATCACACCAAGGGAAGGATCAATTCGTTTCAGAGATAGCAACGATCTCGGCGGTTCAACATCGTAATCTTGTTCAACTATATGGTTGCTGCATCGAAGGAAATAGGCATCTCCTTGTTTACGAGTACCTCGAAAACAAAAGCCTCGATCAGACACTCTTCG GACATAGCGGCTTGCATCTCGATTGGCCGACCCGGTTCAACATCTGCTTGTCAGTCGCGAGAGGCCTAGCGTATCTTCATGAGGAGTCTAGGCAAAGGATTGTCCATAGAGATGTCAAAGCAAGCAATATTCTGCTCGATGCAGAGATGTGCCCGAAAATATCGGATTTCGGATTGGCAAAGCTGTATGATGACAAGAAAATGCACATCAGCACGCGCGTTGCAGGCACCAT TGGCTACCTAGCACCGGAGTATGCAATGCGAGGGCATCTCACTGAGAAAGCTGATGTTTTCGGCTTCGGTGTCGTTGCATTGGAGATTCTGTGTGGAAGACCAAACACGGACACTACCTTAGAAATCGACAGAATTTATCTTCTTGAATGG GCATGGAACCTGTATGAAAATGATCAAAGCTTGAACCTGGTCGATCCGACTTTAGCCGAATTCAACAAAACCGAAGCTTTCCGAGTGCTCGGGGTGGCACTGTTATGCACTCAGGCTTCACCGTCAATGCGGCCACTGATGTCCCGAGTCGTCGCAATGCTTGCCGGTGACATCGAAGTGAGCACCGTTACATCGAAGCCAAGTTATTTGACTGACTATGATTTTAAGGATATAACAGGCACTTTCATGAGTGAAGAAACACAAACATCCATGGCATCCAGCAGCAACGAGAACACAATGAAGAGTAACAACAACGCCGCTACGGTGACAGATCCGAGTCCCTCCCCCGTAAATGTTTCTGGGTTTAGTGACATCCTCGGAGAAGGGAGGTGA
- the LOC107892933 gene encoding uncharacterized protein, translating into MGMVIIISLPLIFFCLLLGLGCYLLGRYKGRQEIRTNPEIYGVPAPPSRPAASFPSPPPPPPAAAPHNKPDSLAYA; encoded by the coding sequence ATGGGTATGGTTATAATCATCTCTTTgcctttaattttcttttgctTATTACTTGGACTTGGATGTTACTTATTGGGAAGATATAAAGGGAGGCAAGAAATTCGTACCAATCCTGAGATTTACGGTGTACCAGCTCCGCCGTCTAGACCGGCAGCTTCTTTCCCGTctcctcctccaccaccaccGGCGGCGGCGCCACACAACAAGCCTGATAGTTTGGCCTATGCTTGA